Proteins encoded together in one Microcebus murinus isolate Inina chromosome 16, M.murinus_Inina_mat1.0, whole genome shotgun sequence window:
- the PRODH2 gene encoding hydroxyproline dehydrogenase isoform X3: MPSLSSRFPVELGSVRDPDTQVGRLHRLAVAGGPGWGLARLLRRVVQVDAENSAGQTGLFLSALLGHGSAVQLLLAFGADPNHRCQDGSTPVHAGAFSGCGRVMLQLLQAGGDARLHDQQGRTPRDWAEQGGAKQSWEVLELLQLCRARVSALVHGSELALMASVGQLQARSGNSLPGSLSSLWQADRAQRPEQIRRSPRVPALGFGQLSSLWPLGLVTSIPLADPKELLPAQGEPDRTYESSSRTLMANLLWRGHPVTSRQPKAPGAPPDVLLADLRHCSTLHHPSLLLLMALSPSADLSGLCLLFEPVWLGSLHGVLHPRGPGEEGPRPVPGLRPGQLLLQVLEALLFLQARCRAHGGLSSHAVQLVRPGLAKVGHLEHGRSLRQRWLWPRLQRGYPWGGPGPGLPPPPELYPWLPLELICGDIPATTSDLYSFCILAQEVFTGELPWAGRQGPEVKAKLEAGDSPGLDPLVPAPYQALIQAGLGLRPADRWGSLQSTRYLLREAAAQDSAPEVSCLTKWATLSSALQGCPPEKLYYEVAPRAKTTPRPVPPVMSPGPIPSQALETPEVTGHSRVQSGTAWSSGSSLTLGSSPSHSPRLCPGPSHSPTARAGLHCCPQPSSTGPALHSSLQDSASLLGIQSSVRQFERKFSAKMQTLRGLQQHTHRVTPLDPQPCTQH, encoded by the exons ATGCCCTCGCTGTCCTCTCGCTTCCCCGTGGAGCTGGGCTCCGTGCGGGATCCGGACACCCAGGTGGGCCGTCTGCATCGCCTGGCTGTGGCtgggggcccgggctggggccTGGCCAGGCTCCTGCGCAGAG TCGTGCAGGTAGACGCTGAGAACTCTGCCGGGCAGACGGGGCTCTTCCTCTCGGCACTGCTGGGCCACGGCTCTGCGGTGCAGCTCCTGCTGGCATTCGGTGCCGACCCCAACCA CCGCTGCCAGGATGGCAGCACGCCCGTGCACGCGGGCGCCTTCTCGGGCTGCGGCCGGGTgatgctgcagctgctgcaggcAGGGGGCGACGCGCGTCTGCACGACCAGCAGGGCCGCACACCGCGAGACTGGGCTGAGCAGGGTGGTGCCAAGCAGAGCTGGGAG GTGCTGGAGCTGTTACAGCTCTGCCGTGCCCGCGTTTCAGCCTTAGTGCATGGCAGTGAGCTGGCACTCATGGCATCTGTGGGCCAGTTGCAGGCCAGATCTGGGAACAGCCTACCTGGCTCCCTGTCCTCACTGTGGCAGGCAGACAG GGCACAGAGGCCAGAGCAGATCAGGCGGTCCCCCCGGGTCCCGGCCTTGGGGTTCGGTCAG CTGAGCAGCCTGTGGCCACTGGGGCTAGTAACGAGCATACCCCTCGCGGACCCCAAGGAGCTGCTGCCAGCGCAGGGCGAGCCCGACCGCACCTACGAGAGCAGCTCCCGCACCCTCATGGCCAA CCTCCTGTGGAGGGGCCACCCCGTGACCTCGCGGCAGCCGAAGGCCCCCGGAGCCCCGCCCGATGTGCTGCTGGCCGACCTTCGGCACTGCAG CACCCTGCACCACCCCAGCCTGCTGTTGCTGATGGCGCTGAGCCCCTCAGCGGACCTGTCGGGGCTGTGCCTGCTCTTCGAGCCCGTGTGGCTGGGCTCCCTGCATGGGGTGCTGCACCCTCGGGGACCGGGTGAGGAGGGGCCCCGGCCTGTGCCAGGCCTGCGGCCGGGCCAGCTGCTGCTGCAGGTGCTGGAGGCGCTGCTGTTCCTGCAGGCGCGCTGCCGTGCCCACGGCGGCCTCAGCTCCCACGCCGTGCAGCTGGTGCGGCCGGGCCTGGCCAAGGTGGGCCACCTGGAGCACGGGCGTTCGCTGCGCCAGCGCTGGCTGTGGCCCCG GCTGCAGCGGGGCTACCCCTggggaggcccaggcccagggttGCCCCCACCCCCGGAACTGTACCCATGGCTGCCACTTGAGCTGATCTGCGGTGACATTCCTGCCACCACCTCAGACCTCTACAGCTTCTGCATCTTGGCCCAGGAGGTCTTCACTG GAGAGCTGCCCTGGGCTGGAAGACAGGGGCCTGAGGTGAAGGCCAAGCTGGAGGCAGGTGACAGCCCGGGCCTAGACCCCCTGGTGCCAGCCCCCTACCAGGCCCTGAttcaggctgggctgggcctgaggCCCGCCGACCGCTGGGGCAGCCTGCAGAGTACTCGGTATCTGCTGCGGGAGGCGGCGGCCCAG GACTCAGCTCCTGAGGTGAGCTGCCTGACCAAGTGGGCCACACTGTCCTCTGCGCTCCAGGGCTGCCCACCAG AGAAACTGTACTATGAAGTGGCTCCCAGAGCCAAGACCACACCCAGGCCTGTGCCGCCTGTGATGTCCCCTGGCCCCATCCCATCCCAG GCCCTGGAGACTCCTGAGGTCACGGGCCACAGCAGGGTCCAGAGTGGCACAGCCTGGAGCTCAGGCAGCAGCTTGACTCTAGGCAGCAGCCCCAGTCACAGCCCCCGCCTTTGCCCTGGGCCCAGCCACAGCCCCACAGCCAGGGCCGGCCTGCACTGCTGTCCGCAGCCCAGCTCAACA ggccctgccctgcactccagccttcaGGACTCAGCCTCCCTGCTGGGGATCCAGAGCTCTGTGCGGCAGTTTGAGAGGAAGTTTTCAGCCAAGATGCAAACCCTGCGGGGGCTGCAGCAGCACACACACAGGGTTACCCCGCTGGACCCCCAGCCCT GCACCCAGCACTGA
- the PRODH2 gene encoding hydroxyproline dehydrogenase isoform X2, whose product MPSLSSRFPVELGSVRDPDTQVGRLHRLAVAGGPGWGLARLLRRVVQVDAENSAGQTGLFLSALLGHGSAVQLLLAFGADPNHRCQDGSTPVHAGAFSGCGRVMLQLLQAGGDARLHDQQGRTPRDWAEQGGAKQSWEVLELLQLCRARVSALVHGSELALMASVGQLQARSGNSLPGSLSSLWQADRAQRPEQIRRSPRVPALGFGQELLPAQGEPDRTYESSSRTLMANLLWRGHPVTSRQPKAPGAPPDVLLADLRHCSTLHHPSLLLLMALSPSADLSGLCLLFEPVWLGSLHGVLHPRGPGEEGPRPVPGLRPGQLLLQVLEALLFLQARCRAHGGLSSHAVQLVRPGLAKVGHLEHGRSLRQRWLWPRLQRGYPWGGPGPGLPPPPELYPWLPLELICGDIPATTSDLYSFCILAQEVFTGELPWAGRQGPEVKAKLEAGDSPGLDPLVPAPYQALIQAGLGLRPADRWGSLQSTRYLLREAAAQDSAPEVSCLTKWATLSSALQGCPPEKLYYEVAPRAKTTPRPVPPVMSPGPIPSQALETPEVTGHSRVQSGTAWSSGSSLTLGSSPSHSPRLCPGPSHSPTARAGLHCCPQPSSTAPSTERSGESLFSSLQKMDLLEEITAELQSRCQLRAEPRLGPTAGAESLGVPGTLSADAVPQSLPGVTPHPVPAPKEIKR is encoded by the exons ATGCCCTCGCTGTCCTCTCGCTTCCCCGTGGAGCTGGGCTCCGTGCGGGATCCGGACACCCAGGTGGGCCGTCTGCATCGCCTGGCTGTGGCtgggggcccgggctggggccTGGCCAGGCTCCTGCGCAGAG TCGTGCAGGTAGACGCTGAGAACTCTGCCGGGCAGACGGGGCTCTTCCTCTCGGCACTGCTGGGCCACGGCTCTGCGGTGCAGCTCCTGCTGGCATTCGGTGCCGACCCCAACCA CCGCTGCCAGGATGGCAGCACGCCCGTGCACGCGGGCGCCTTCTCGGGCTGCGGCCGGGTgatgctgcagctgctgcaggcAGGGGGCGACGCGCGTCTGCACGACCAGCAGGGCCGCACACCGCGAGACTGGGCTGAGCAGGGTGGTGCCAAGCAGAGCTGGGAG GTGCTGGAGCTGTTACAGCTCTGCCGTGCCCGCGTTTCAGCCTTAGTGCATGGCAGTGAGCTGGCACTCATGGCATCTGTGGGCCAGTTGCAGGCCAGATCTGGGAACAGCCTACCTGGCTCCCTGTCCTCACTGTGGCAGGCAGACAG GGCACAGAGGCCAGAGCAGATCAGGCGGTCCCCCCGGGTCCCGGCCTTGGGGTTCGGTCAG GAGCTGCTGCCAGCGCAGGGCGAGCCCGACCGCACCTACGAGAGCAGCTCCCGCACCCTCATGGCCAA CCTCCTGTGGAGGGGCCACCCCGTGACCTCGCGGCAGCCGAAGGCCCCCGGAGCCCCGCCCGATGTGCTGCTGGCCGACCTTCGGCACTGCAG CACCCTGCACCACCCCAGCCTGCTGTTGCTGATGGCGCTGAGCCCCTCAGCGGACCTGTCGGGGCTGTGCCTGCTCTTCGAGCCCGTGTGGCTGGGCTCCCTGCATGGGGTGCTGCACCCTCGGGGACCGGGTGAGGAGGGGCCCCGGCCTGTGCCAGGCCTGCGGCCGGGCCAGCTGCTGCTGCAGGTGCTGGAGGCGCTGCTGTTCCTGCAGGCGCGCTGCCGTGCCCACGGCGGCCTCAGCTCCCACGCCGTGCAGCTGGTGCGGCCGGGCCTGGCCAAGGTGGGCCACCTGGAGCACGGGCGTTCGCTGCGCCAGCGCTGGCTGTGGCCCCG GCTGCAGCGGGGCTACCCCTggggaggcccaggcccagggttGCCCCCACCCCCGGAACTGTACCCATGGCTGCCACTTGAGCTGATCTGCGGTGACATTCCTGCCACCACCTCAGACCTCTACAGCTTCTGCATCTTGGCCCAGGAGGTCTTCACTG GAGAGCTGCCCTGGGCTGGAAGACAGGGGCCTGAGGTGAAGGCCAAGCTGGAGGCAGGTGACAGCCCGGGCCTAGACCCCCTGGTGCCAGCCCCCTACCAGGCCCTGAttcaggctgggctgggcctgaggCCCGCCGACCGCTGGGGCAGCCTGCAGAGTACTCGGTATCTGCTGCGGGAGGCGGCGGCCCAG GACTCAGCTCCTGAGGTGAGCTGCCTGACCAAGTGGGCCACACTGTCCTCTGCGCTCCAGGGCTGCCCACCAG AGAAACTGTACTATGAAGTGGCTCCCAGAGCCAAGACCACACCCAGGCCTGTGCCGCCTGTGATGTCCCCTGGCCCCATCCCATCCCAG GCCCTGGAGACTCCTGAGGTCACGGGCCACAGCAGGGTCCAGAGTGGCACAGCCTGGAGCTCAGGCAGCAGCTTGACTCTAGGCAGCAGCCCCAGTCACAGCCCCCGCCTTTGCCCTGGGCCCAGCCACAGCCCCACAGCCAGGGCCGGCCTGCACTGCTGTCCGCAGCCCAGCTCAACA GCACCCAGCACTGAGCGGAGTGGAGAGAGCCTCTTCTCCAGCCTGCAGAA GATGGATCTGCTGGAGGAGATCACAGCAGAGCTTCAGAGCAGGTGCCAGCTCAGAGCCGAGCCCCGCCTCGGCCCCACTGCCGGCGCAGAGTCCCTGGGTGTCCCTGGCACCCTCTCTGCAGATGCCGTCCCGCAGAGCCTTCCAGGAGTGACTCCCCACCCGGTGCCTgccccaaaggaaataaaacgaTAA
- the PRODH2 gene encoding hydroxyproline dehydrogenase isoform X6 has product MPSLSSRFPVELGSVRDPDTQVGRLHRLAVAGGPGWGLARLLRRVVQVDAENSAGQTGLFLSALLGHGSAVQLLLAFGADPNHRCQDGSTPVHAGAFSGCGRVMLQLLQAGGDARLHDQQGRTPRDWAEQGGAKQSWEVLELLQLCRARVSALVHGSELALMASVGQLQARSGNSLPGSLSSLWQADRAQRPEQIRRSPRVPALGFGQLSSLWPLGLVTSIPLADPKELLPAQGEPDRTYESSSRTLMANLLWRGHPVTSRQPKAPGAPPDVLLADLRHCRLQRGYPWGGPGPGLPPPPELYPWLPLELICGDIPATTSDLYSFCILAQEVFTGELPWAGRQGPEVKAKLEAGDSPGLDPLVPAPYQALIQAGLGLRPADRWGSLQSTRYLLREAAAQDSAPEVSCLTKWATLSSALQGCPPEKLYYEVAPRAKTTPRPVPPVMSPGPIPSQALETPEVTGHSRVQSGTAWSSGSSLTLGSSPSHSPRLCPGPSHSPTARAGLHCCPQPSSTAPSTERSGESLFSSLQKMDLLEEITAELQSRCQLRAEPRLGPTAGAESLGVPGTLSADAVPQSLPGVTPHPVPAPKEIKR; this is encoded by the exons ATGCCCTCGCTGTCCTCTCGCTTCCCCGTGGAGCTGGGCTCCGTGCGGGATCCGGACACCCAGGTGGGCCGTCTGCATCGCCTGGCTGTGGCtgggggcccgggctggggccTGGCCAGGCTCCTGCGCAGAG TCGTGCAGGTAGACGCTGAGAACTCTGCCGGGCAGACGGGGCTCTTCCTCTCGGCACTGCTGGGCCACGGCTCTGCGGTGCAGCTCCTGCTGGCATTCGGTGCCGACCCCAACCA CCGCTGCCAGGATGGCAGCACGCCCGTGCACGCGGGCGCCTTCTCGGGCTGCGGCCGGGTgatgctgcagctgctgcaggcAGGGGGCGACGCGCGTCTGCACGACCAGCAGGGCCGCACACCGCGAGACTGGGCTGAGCAGGGTGGTGCCAAGCAGAGCTGGGAG GTGCTGGAGCTGTTACAGCTCTGCCGTGCCCGCGTTTCAGCCTTAGTGCATGGCAGTGAGCTGGCACTCATGGCATCTGTGGGCCAGTTGCAGGCCAGATCTGGGAACAGCCTACCTGGCTCCCTGTCCTCACTGTGGCAGGCAGACAG GGCACAGAGGCCAGAGCAGATCAGGCGGTCCCCCCGGGTCCCGGCCTTGGGGTTCGGTCAG CTGAGCAGCCTGTGGCCACTGGGGCTAGTAACGAGCATACCCCTCGCGGACCCCAAGGAGCTGCTGCCAGCGCAGGGCGAGCCCGACCGCACCTACGAGAGCAGCTCCCGCACCCTCATGGCCAA CCTCCTGTGGAGGGGCCACCCCGTGACCTCGCGGCAGCCGAAGGCCCCCGGAGCCCCGCCCGATGTGCTGCTGGCCGACCTTCGGCACTGCAG GCTGCAGCGGGGCTACCCCTggggaggcccaggcccagggttGCCCCCACCCCCGGAACTGTACCCATGGCTGCCACTTGAGCTGATCTGCGGTGACATTCCTGCCACCACCTCAGACCTCTACAGCTTCTGCATCTTGGCCCAGGAGGTCTTCACTG GAGAGCTGCCCTGGGCTGGAAGACAGGGGCCTGAGGTGAAGGCCAAGCTGGAGGCAGGTGACAGCCCGGGCCTAGACCCCCTGGTGCCAGCCCCCTACCAGGCCCTGAttcaggctgggctgggcctgaggCCCGCCGACCGCTGGGGCAGCCTGCAGAGTACTCGGTATCTGCTGCGGGAGGCGGCGGCCCAG GACTCAGCTCCTGAGGTGAGCTGCCTGACCAAGTGGGCCACACTGTCCTCTGCGCTCCAGGGCTGCCCACCAG AGAAACTGTACTATGAAGTGGCTCCCAGAGCCAAGACCACACCCAGGCCTGTGCCGCCTGTGATGTCCCCTGGCCCCATCCCATCCCAG GCCCTGGAGACTCCTGAGGTCACGGGCCACAGCAGGGTCCAGAGTGGCACAGCCTGGAGCTCAGGCAGCAGCTTGACTCTAGGCAGCAGCCCCAGTCACAGCCCCCGCCTTTGCCCTGGGCCCAGCCACAGCCCCACAGCCAGGGCCGGCCTGCACTGCTGTCCGCAGCCCAGCTCAACA GCACCCAGCACTGAGCGGAGTGGAGAGAGCCTCTTCTCCAGCCTGCAGAA GATGGATCTGCTGGAGGAGATCACAGCAGAGCTTCAGAGCAGGTGCCAGCTCAGAGCCGAGCCCCGCCTCGGCCCCACTGCCGGCGCAGAGTCCCTGGGTGTCCCTGGCACCCTCTCTGCAGATGCCGTCCCGCAGAGCCTTCCAGGAGTGACTCCCCACCCGGTGCCTgccccaaaggaaataaaacgaTAA